One segment of Streptomyces sp. TG1A-8 DNA contains the following:
- a CDS encoding HTTM domain-containing protein: MNRPVNQSANPSSPTTLRHGVARVTGSALGRYQSAVIRIGFAATWLLFLLREFPHRQELYGPDGPWDWSLAQRLISDNHAFTALLWFRGQAWFECFYVLAVLAAVALLLGWRTRTASVLFMVGVLSLQNRSVFMGDGGDNVLHLMSFYLVFTRCGQVWSLDARRASGNAAARARGDRAAADPAGVVLWLVSGAALLAVSLAGRFDTGSVVPLLLWTVWAVLGLWWAVGRWAKSDEPRILLDVIANAVHNGALLVIMGEACLIYATAGWYKIQGSRWQDGTAVYYPLHLDYFSPWPALADLMSASGTIMMVVTYGTVMVQVAFPFTLFNRRVKNVLLVLMMTEHAVIAVVLGLPFFSLAMIAADAVFLPTSFLRRLGGWTARARGRLVRRGPGGGQDRTLPTPRSPEESAPGRVGFTA; this comes from the coding sequence GTGAACCGTCCCGTGAACCAGTCCGCGAACCCCTCCTCCCCGACGACGCTCCGGCACGGCGTCGCCCGGGTCACCGGGTCGGCGCTCGGCCGGTACCAGAGCGCGGTGATCCGCATCGGCTTCGCCGCGACCTGGCTGCTGTTCCTGCTGCGCGAGTTCCCCCACCGCCAGGAGCTGTACGGCCCCGACGGCCCCTGGGACTGGTCCCTCGCACAGCGGCTGATCTCGGACAACCACGCGTTCACGGCCCTGCTGTGGTTCCGCGGACAGGCCTGGTTCGAGTGCTTCTACGTGCTGGCGGTCCTCGCCGCCGTGGCGCTGCTGCTGGGCTGGCGCACCCGGACGGCCTCCGTGCTGTTCATGGTGGGCGTGCTGTCGCTGCAGAACCGCAGCGTGTTCATGGGCGACGGCGGCGACAACGTCCTGCACCTGATGTCCTTCTACCTGGTGTTCACCCGGTGCGGCCAGGTGTGGTCGCTCGACGCCCGGCGGGCGTCGGGGAACGCGGCGGCGCGGGCGCGGGGGGACCGGGCCGCGGCCGACCCGGCCGGCGTGGTGCTGTGGCTGGTGTCCGGGGCGGCCCTGCTGGCCGTGTCACTGGCGGGCCGGTTCGACACCGGTTCGGTGGTGCCCCTCCTGCTGTGGACGGTGTGGGCGGTACTCGGCCTGTGGTGGGCGGTGGGACGCTGGGCGAAGTCGGACGAGCCCCGGATCCTGCTGGACGTGATCGCGAACGCCGTGCACAACGGCGCCCTGCTCGTGATCATGGGGGAGGCCTGCCTGATCTACGCCACGGCCGGCTGGTACAAGATCCAGGGTTCGCGCTGGCAGGACGGCACCGCCGTCTACTACCCGCTCCACCTGGACTACTTCTCGCCCTGGCCGGCGCTCGCCGACCTGATGTCCGCCAGCGGCACGATCATGATGGTGGTGACCTACGGCACGGTCATGGTGCAGGTCGCCTTCCCGTTCACGCTGTTCAACCGCCGGGTCAAGAACGTGCTGCTGGTGCTGATGATGACCGAGCACGCCGTCATCGCGGTGGTCCTCGGCCTGCCGTTCTTCTCGCTGGCCATGATCGCGGCGGACGCGGTCTTCCTGCCCACGTCCTTCCTGCGGCGGCTGGGCGGCTGGACGGCACGCGCGCGGGGACGGCTGGTGCGCCGCGGGCCCGGGGGCGGGCAGGACCGTACGCTGCCGACGCCGCGCTCCCCGGAGGAGAGCGCGCCGGGCCGCGTAGGGTTCACGGCATGA
- a CDS encoding DUF5819 family protein, which yields MDAYDEDSPARREPDGSRGARRPRGGPEEGPGSGPIAGPRSGPESGPAHDPGSGPEPGPAHGPDPAAHGPEPDPAHGPEPGPEEGAGHPFPRTGLVLLSPRYQVGAAVALAVVAVAACVHLGMVFLSVAPSNTVTKQHGKAIEDWVYPEFEQNWKLFAPNPLQQNIAVQVRAEVRLEDGGLRTTGWDDLSAEDGAAIDGSPLPSHTEQNELRRAWDFFVATHDAGNRPVGTRGALSEQYVRRIALMRLDRDGTDGGTGLIQRVQVRSVTTGVQPPKWSGERISGKPVYRVLPWWTVPAGEAAGGVR from the coding sequence ATGGACGCGTACGACGAGGACTCGCCCGCCCGGCGGGAGCCGGACGGGTCGCGGGGGGCGCGTCGCCCGCGGGGCGGTCCGGAGGAGGGACCGGGCAGCGGCCCGATCGCCGGTCCGCGGTCCGGCCCGGAATCCGGCCCGGCGCATGATCCCGGATCCGGCCCCGAGCCCGGCCCGGCCCACGGCCCCGACCCGGCGGCCCACGGCCCTGAACCAGACCCGGCCCACGGTCCCGAACCAGGTCCGGAGGAGGGCGCCGGGCACCCCTTTCCCCGCACCGGCCTGGTCCTCCTCTCCCCCCGCTACCAGGTCGGCGCCGCCGTGGCGCTCGCGGTCGTCGCCGTCGCCGCCTGTGTGCACCTGGGGATGGTGTTCCTGAGCGTGGCCCCGTCGAACACGGTGACCAAGCAGCACGGCAAGGCGATCGAGGACTGGGTGTATCCGGAGTTCGAGCAGAACTGGAAGCTGTTCGCCCCCAACCCGCTGCAGCAGAACATCGCCGTCCAGGTGCGCGCCGAGGTGCGCCTGGAGGACGGCGGCCTGCGCACCACCGGCTGGGACGACCTGTCCGCCGAGGACGGTGCCGCCATCGACGGCAGTCCGCTGCCCAGCCACACCGAGCAGAACGAGCTGCGCCGTGCCTGGGACTTCTTCGTCGCCACGCACGACGCCGGCAACCGTCCGGTGGGCACGCGCGGCGCGCTCTCCGAGCAGTACGTGCGCCGGATCGCGCTGATGCGCCTGGACCGGGACGGCACGGACGGCGGCACGGGGCTCATACAGCGCGTGCAGGTGCGTTCCGTGACCACCGGCGTGCAGCCGCCGAAGTGGAGCGGTGAGCGGATCTCCGGCAAGCCGGTCTACCGCGTACTGCCCTGGTGGACCGTACCGGCCGGCGAGGCCGCGGGAGGCGTGCGGTGA
- a CDS encoding rhodanese-like domain-containing protein, whose amino-acid sequence MPTVGVADLKDGDFLLDVREDEEWKAGHAEGALHIPMSEFVARYGELTGAAPQDGRVHVICRSGGRSAQVAVYLVQQGVDAVNVDGGMQVWEAVGRRVVTDDGTPGTIV is encoded by the coding sequence GTGCCCACGGTCGGGGTCGCGGACCTCAAGGACGGCGACTTCCTGCTGGACGTCCGCGAGGACGAGGAGTGGAAGGCGGGCCACGCCGAGGGGGCGCTGCACATCCCCATGAGCGAGTTCGTGGCCCGCTACGGCGAGTTGACCGGGGCAGCCCCGCAGGACGGCCGCGTCCACGTGATCTGCCGCTCCGGGGGCCGTTCGGCCCAGGTGGCCGTGTACCTCGTCCAGCAGGGCGTCGACGCCGTGAACGTCGACGGCGGCATGCAGGTCTGGGAGGCCGTGGGCCGCCGGGTGGTCACCGACGACGGGACGCCGGGCACGATCGTCTAG
- a CDS encoding J domain-containing protein: MTTPEAEQSQAPRPEERLERAVRAAEQALIEYEIAVETFRVEVENFSRLHDQKLGPLYVRIELLDAEIAEALAARTGDPEDVRRAEEARARVLPIPGVEELLHGWMDGHGLFPEAAAMLTDQPVRPPRRVRPGEEARKLYRELARKAHPDLAQDEDEQQRREEFITRVNDAYARGDETLLRELAEEWAAGPVPPQRRPGRGEELYARLEWLAQRKELLTLVARELEEGAVAGMLRLAPDDPDGLLEEIAGRLRADIVRRETELADLRGRD, from the coding sequence GTGACGACCCCGGAAGCTGAGCAGTCCCAGGCACCGCGGCCCGAGGAGCGGCTGGAGCGGGCCGTGCGGGCCGCCGAGCAGGCGTTGATCGAGTACGAGATCGCGGTGGAGACCTTCCGCGTCGAGGTCGAGAACTTCTCCCGGCTGCACGATCAGAAGCTCGGCCCGCTGTACGTCCGCATCGAGCTGCTCGACGCCGAGATCGCCGAGGCCCTGGCCGCCCGCACCGGCGACCCCGAGGACGTCCGCCGCGCCGAGGAGGCCCGGGCCCGGGTCCTGCCGATCCCGGGCGTCGAGGAGCTGCTGCACGGCTGGATGGACGGCCACGGCCTGTTCCCGGAGGCCGCCGCGATGCTCACCGACCAGCCGGTGCGGCCGCCCCGGCGGGTGCGCCCCGGCGAGGAGGCCCGCAAGCTCTACCGCGAGCTGGCCCGCAAGGCCCACCCCGACCTCGCGCAGGACGAGGACGAGCAGCAGCGGCGCGAGGAGTTCATCACCCGCGTCAACGACGCCTACGCCCGCGGCGACGAGACCCTGCTCAGGGAACTGGCCGAGGAGTGGGCGGCGGGCCCCGTACCGCCGCAGCGGCGCCCCGGCCGAGGCGAGGAGCTGTACGCCCGCCTCGAATGGCTCGCCCAGCGCAAGGAACTGCTGACCCTCGTCGCCCGCGAACTGGAGGAGGGCGCGGTCGCCGGCATGCTGCGCCTGGCCCCGGACGACCCCGACGGCCTCCTGGAGGAGATCGCCGGCAGGCTCCGGGCCGACATCGTCCGGCGGGAGACGGAGCTGGCGGACCTGCGGGGACGGGACTAG
- a CDS encoding DUF2252 family protein: MSAWDMILAQTHLCRVVVCLLGWTTVDGRPFQVRQFRNRKGSVDPAALAADQMDDYGRMTGALLARAHAHSADPRLIAGYCGKNGELDEAVSGFAVAYADRTEADHARLVAAVRSGRIAAETGV, translated from the coding sequence CTGTCCGCATGGGACATGATCCTAGCTCAGACCCACCTATGTCGTGTAGTTGTTTGCCTGCTGGGCTGGACGACGGTCGACGGACGGCCCTTCCAGGTGCGCCAGTTCCGCAACCGCAAGGGCAGCGTCGACCCGGCCGCGCTCGCCGCCGACCAGATGGACGACTACGGCCGCATGACCGGCGCCCTGCTGGCCCGGGCCCACGCCCACAGCGCCGACCCCCGCCTGATCGCCGGCTACTGCGGCAAGAACGGGGAGCTGGACGAAGCGGTGTCCGGCTTCGCCGTCGCCTACGCCGACCGCACGGAGGCGGACCACGCCCGCCTGGTGGCGGCGGTGCGGTCGGGGCGGATCGCGGCGGAGACGGGGGTGTGA